The following DNA comes from Actinomycetota bacterium.
CATTTTGCCCGGGCATCCAGTGCGCAGGCAGCAGTCACCGCCTGCTTCGTGTTATCATTATTAACGTGTTTTCACGCGCCTGCATCCCATCCCCAGGACGGCCTTCGTCGTGAGGCGCAGCATCAGACAGGATCTGATCGTTTCCGCTGCGCTGTTCGCCGCTACCATCGCTGTCCGCATCCCATACTTTGGGCACACTCTCTATAACTGGGATTCGGTCAATTACGCCCTGAGCCTCGAGCGCTTCAGCGTCGCCGACCATCAGCCGCACGCGCCGGGATATATCCTCTATGTCGCCGCCGGCCGTATCGCTCAGGCTCTTTTCGGTAATCCCAATAGCGCCCTTATCTTCCTGAGTATTCTCGGCAGCGCCGCCGCGGTCGCCGGCATCTATCTCGCCGGACGCTCGGTATTCAATCGCGCCACCGGCATTGTGGCCGCCGTTATCCTCCTGTTCTCTCCACTCGGCTGGTTTTACGCCGACATCGCATCGCCCTACAGCTTCATGCTTCCCATCATGATCGCCTGCATATGGCTGGTCTATCAATTGCTGTTTTACAAACGCTTTCCGCTGGCGAGCGCGATCGTCCTGGGCGTCGCCGCCGGCTTCCGCCCGGATGTGCTTCTATTCCTCGGGCCGTTCTGGCTTTATGGAACTTTTTTAGTGGGACGGCGCAGGATGCTGCTGGCCTGGGCGGCCATGGCGGTCTCGGTGGTGGCCTGGCTGGTGCCGCTGATCGCCCTGTCGGGGGGCATCAGCGGCTTCAGGCAAGTGATCGACAACCAGTATTCGTCGGGGGTCCGCCCATCGTCAGTCTTCTCGAGCGGCTTCGCCGCCGCCAAGACCAACGCCAGGCGCGTTCTGCAGGCGTTGTTCTGGATGTTCGGGCCCGCCGGCGCCGGCCTGCTTTACGCGCTGCTGTTCTGGATACCGAAGCGCCTGCGCCCGGAGCGAAAATCTTCTTTGCTGATGCTGCTTCTGCTGGTGCCGGCATCGGTCTTCTTCATTTTTTTCCTGTTCGATCCGCTGGGCTACCTGTTACTTTACGTGCCGCCTCTCTTATTGCTGACTGCGCGCGGATTCACGGTCGCGTCTGAATGCATCAAGGATCGGTTGGAAAAAAGAGCGCTCGCTACAGGCCCCAAGCATGGCGGTGAGCCGACTTATGAAACCAATGGCGGCGGTCACAGCACCAAACCGGTCTGGGTGTCGCTGGCGATCGTTCTGGCAGTTATTTCGCTTGCCAATTCATATCTATACCTGAACGGCGCCGACATTACCTGGCGCCTGCCGACTACCGGACCGCTATCGGTTGTTTTTGGCGCCTACAGCGCCGGCGGCATCCGCGACGCCGATGGCGAGCTGTATGCGGCCGTCGACGCCGTCAAACGATTCGACCCCGTTAGAACTGTCGTAGTGACGACCACGGAACCCTTCACTCCCTATATTGCCGACTGGCGGCGGCTCATGTATTACCTGCCGGACTACGACACGATCATGTTGAGGCGTCAGGCCGGAGCCGGGTTCCTGGTTGGGTTCGAACATCAGTACGAGGATTCCGGAATGCCTTTCGTACCTCTGCCGCACGATTCACAGCAGGTTCTGCTCCTGCAGAGACATGCGCCCCAAAATATCTATCCACCGGATATGACTCGCGTGGATGTCCCTGGCAGCGGCCTGTTCATGACGCTGCTCGACATCCCGTCAGACGGCCGCGTGCAGTTCGACCAGGTCACCCTCATCCGTCAATAGCATCGAGCTTCCCTTCAATCGATAAACAGGCAGTCGCCCGTCATGTCGATGACGGGAACCTGTATCGCCCCGCTTCCCATTGATTCGTTAATCTGTGCCTGAGTCGCCGTGCGGTAATGGACGGTCACCCAGGCTACAAGCGGCCGTGGCGCATCTGGCGGCAGCTGCGCCTGGACCACGTCGACGAGGCTGGCCTGCGGCGGCACGCGGTGATCGGAGAGCACGCCGGCTGCCTGCCATGCTTTCACCGTCGGTTGGCCGTTGGCGGTCTTGTATATGGTGCCGTACCTGACAGCGCTGGGATCGACGGCGCCATTGGCGTCGATGCCGCCCGAATGGAAGACCGGGTTGCCCGCCCAGTCCGTCACCTCGATCTCCAGCCACATCTCCCTGATCTCGGTCACCCCGGTGGGAAGATAGTGCCCGGCGCCCTTGTTGTCGACTTTCACCTGCAGCTGCGCCGGGCCCGCGGGATCCATCCTCACCGTCGCCGCCGCCTCGAGGTTCTGCGTCGCCAGTTTCTGATGCTCTTCCGACGCCAGCTGAGTGGCGTTACCGCCGGTAAAATAATGCGTAAAGATGTTGGGGCGCAGAGG
Coding sequences within:
- a CDS encoding glycosyltransferase family 39 protein, with protein sequence MRRSIRQDLIVSAALFAATIAVRIPYFGHTLYNWDSVNYALSLERFSVADHQPHAPGYILYVAAGRIAQALFGNPNSALIFLSILGSAAAVAGIYLAGRSVFNRATGIVAAVILLFSPLGWFYADIASPYSFMLPIMIACIWLVYQLLFYKRFPLASAIVLGVAAGFRPDVLLFLGPFWLYGTFLVGRRRMLLAWAAMAVSVVAWLVPLIALSGGISGFRQVIDNQYSSGVRPSSVFSSGFAAAKTNARRVLQALFWMFGPAGAGLLYALLFWIPKRLRPERKSSLLMLLLLVPASVFFIFFLFDPLGYLLLYVPPLLLLTARGFTVASECIKDRLEKRALATGPKHGGEPTYETNGGGHSTKPVWVSLAIVLAVISLANSYLYLNGADITWRLPTTGPLSVVFGAYSAGGIRDADGELYAAVDAVKRFDPVRTVVVTTTEPFTPYIADWRRLMYYLPDYDTIMLRRQAGAGFLVGFEHQYEDSGMPFVPLPHDSQQVLLLQRHAPQNIYPPDMTRVDVPGSGLFMTLLDIPSDGRVQFDQVTLIRQ